The region AGAGATGGGTCATCTATAAGAATCTGAAACCCTATTTTTGATCCACCACTACTACCTTGGAGCAGGACTATCATCTGCCCAAATTTTAAACCCAAGAAGCTTGTGATTTCGGCAAGCCTCCGGCAATataagtgactcgtggactagacctCTTTAACAACTGAACCACGTATAAACCATTGTTTCCTTTGTTCATTTTCTACAAGCATTCTCTTTATTCGACGAAAAACAGTGTCAACATCTCCTAATTAagttatataatttattattttcataaatagtgagattattaatttatatatcaaGTGGAACTCTGAAAAACTACAATACTATAAATTTAGTAATTATTAACTGAGGACCGGATAAAAGTATAATTTAATTGAGATTATCAATTAATTGGGTATTAATTTATCAAAGTTATATTGTATTTGTAAACTAGCAAAAAAAATAGTATTACCTAAAATAGAAAGACGTAGGTCTTCGATGAGTATGGTCCTATTCTTGCCTTTACGGTTCGGCCTATCTCATTAAAGTTTGGGATGTACGGTTTGCATTTCTGATTGAATTCTAATTCTTTTATAAACATTTATTTCATTATATTAAATACTAtactattatttttttgaaataaacTGCTCTTTATAAAACATTTAGTACCAATATAATCCTCTATCAAATAGCTTCCTATCCTCAAGATTTCAAGGCACATTGGATCGAAAAGTCACGCTCTTACACTTAGCCATACTTAAATTGACCTATTTACAGCTATGATCTCATCAAAAAACAATTGTATAACACTATTTAACCCAGTAAAATACAAACTAATGCTTCCTTGATTCAAAGCACGTTGGAAAAAATGTTGTTTCGCGTTAAGAGATGCACTGAAGCCCAATAGAGAACCCTGATTCTGCTTTGAAGATTTACCATTTGATGAAGGCAGTAGTTTTACTTGCACCATGATGATTCGTGGAAGCTCTGCATTGGCATTCTCTAAATTTGGTTTAAATCTGGTCCAAGGATGTTGCGAAGAAACCAAAGCATAGAAGGGAAAAAAAGGGTTACAGTAGAGCCAAGCTAGGCCGTGGTTGTCATCGTCTGAAATGTCTGCTACATGGGTTACAATGCAGCTAACATATCACAGGCCAGTGATGCTCCAGCGAATTCGAGTTGTAATTAGGAGATTTGTATGCAGTGAAACTTACAGGATGGCTTATGAGGGAGAGAAGAGATGGGTTTACCTGTTTCCCTTGAAAGCTTCGGCAATGATGGGAGAACAGTTGCACCCATTGTTGCAAGGCTTGCAGCCAATATATCATTTGGATTTTCAGTCAAGTTTGTATGATGTCATGAATCCACCATGGTGAGGTTTGTCGGTTAAGCAGCAAGAAATGTGCTATGTGTATGGGCTTTAAATTCGGTTCTTGTACTGAGTGAGAAAACTGTGGACCTTTTCATGTGTAAACCAATCTTAAAGACTTCCACGAAAAATGGAATGCAATCTGGACAATGCCAATATTGCTTCAAGACTTCAGGAAAAACCAGAATGCAATCTGGACATTGCTGTTGCCTTTATCACGTTGGACTTGGCTGCATCCAGCAATGGATCTGCCTCAAGGGCTTTATCAAAACAGAACTTGGCTTCCTCCCATTGACCCTCCGCAACAAATACAAGACCGAGATTGTTATAGGCAGGAGCATAGCCAGGTCGGAGTTCGAGAGACTTTGTAAACATTGCTTTGGCTCGTTCATACTGTTTCTGCTGGCGATAGAGATTTCCAAGATTGGAAAATATGGCATGCACATCATCAGTTGTGGCCAATGACAAGGCCCGCTTATATACTTCTTCTGCTTGTGATGGATCATCTGACAGTTGCAGTGAGATTCCTAGTGATGCAGTTAGTATCCAAGTTAATGAGCAAGTTAAGAATATGGATATAGGATGGATTGTTAAGACTTGagagaaaaatataaaataaataatttacgAGTGTAGATATAAAAACAGTCATTAGATTGCACAAACCTAAATTTGTCCATGCATAGCTGCAATCCTTAAAACGGGTAACAGCTGCTTTGAGATACTTCTGCGAGTTTTTGAATTGCCGAGTACAGAGGCTATGAAGGCCAAGCTGGTGCCATTGCACAGGATCATCTGGCTCCTCAGCAATTGCCTATAGGGATATAAAATTACTAAGAAAACTAGGTAGGGGAATCTTTTTTGCACATTCATAGGTTTGTTGTTACTTGTTACAAGCTCATTACTTGCATAAGACTTCAGttaattatatgaaaattatTACCTGCTTTAAACTGTAAACGGCACGTTCTTCCACCTCCATCAGCACATTCTGTTCAGTTTCAAATGCAGCAGAAATCTCATGTTGGGCTTTGTGAACCATTGCGAGCCCTGCCCATGCTATGGGAAACTCAATTTGAGCAGAATCTCCATCCCTTATTATTGAAGCCATTTCATTTCCAGCCCAAGAAAGCTGTTCACTAGGATCTTGAGATCTTTCTGCATCCTTGACCCGGTGGATTGCAACAGCAAATCGAGTAGACATACAATTAGGCTCCAACTTTGCTGCCTATGGTGCAAGAGCAACAGAAATTTTTTTAGCTAAATTTCTCTAGAGGAAAACAGTTATAGCAATTCCAAAGAGCAAAGGACCGGCACAAGATATTCCTTTCTAGGGGGAAAAAAAAGAGGAACCCGTAACCAGATAAAATAACTTTGTCTTAATGTTAGTTAACAAGCATGGGAAAAGCTGTTATGCATCATTATTCCAGAATATCAGGATAAACAGTTAACAGTAAGAACAAAGAAACCAATGAACAACCACAAGAAAGAAACTATAAAGGACAGAAGAAATGAAACCATGAGTACCTTCTCTAAGCACTTGCTGGAACTTCTATGATCACCAATCATACAATATGCATTAGCAAGATTAGCCCATAAATGCGCTGCCTTTGGATCTGCTTTTAAGGATGCTAACAAACATTCTTTTGCCACATTGACAGCAGTAACCTGATCTGCAGAAGCACACTCTCCAGCATTTGCTCCAGCGCCTGTAAATTTTGAGGGATGGGAATACAATGAAGCAGGCTTCTTCAATCAGTTTATGCAATAACAAAAAGGAAATTAACAGAGTTTGCACGGATAGAGTTGACACATCATAAGCATACCTGCGACAACTGAACCATGTTTACACAAAAGAAGGGCAGCATAATTGATTAAGGATGCAGGATGGTGTTGATCTTTGAGAAGCAACTCTTGAAAACATTTTTCTGACAGTTCCAAATTTCCACTGAGGTGCAGAATCATAAGAGAAATATTAAAGGTGAAATCTTTCAAAAAGAAACAATAAAATCTCAAAATTCCAATCCATATATTAAATTAGtgaatatatttaatatttatatgctTACATATACCTAAATTCAGAGAGCCCAGACAACTGTTAAAAATACAACCAAGACAATTTTAACCAATATGATCATACTGTTCATATTACTTATTGGTTTCGCTTTTACTGAAAATAGTTCTTTCTTCTTATGATCCTTACCAATTATAGTAGCAATGGTGATAGCGAAATCTTAACATATCAAGACAAAAAAGAAATGATAATAAAGTACAGTCTTACCTCTGTAGGTAAGCAATCCCAAGGTTTCCAAGGCAATCGTAGTTGTCAGGAGTAATAGCCAACAAAGATGACAAAACTGAAATAGCACTCTACAAAACACAAAAGCTTTATATTCGACAAACAAATTGAAAAGAATGCAACCCTGCAAAACAAAATGATGGAAAAGTTGTACCTGCAGACGACCAGTTCTGAGAAGAATAAAGCCAAGGGTATTCCATACAGCTGCCTGTCTTATATCTGATTGTATTGATTCCTTTAGCTTCGAAAGAATTTCCTCAAGCTCGTCAGGATCTAGTTCTTTATCGCGGCTGTTATCCCCTGAACTTTCTAATAAAAGGCACTGCAAAGATTACATAACACGTCAATTTTGTATTATCAACCACAAGAAATTTTCATTCATCGTTCAGTTTTTCACTTTTAAGGAAACAAAAATTTAAACGAAGATAATATGCCAAATACAAATTAAATATTAGAGTACCTGTGCATGGTGGATCTGAACCAGTGAAAGTAAGTCTGGCCTGTCAATCTCTATCTCAGGGCGAAGTAAGATCTCTGCTGCCTTCTCATATGCCAAAACTGCCTATAGGTTCCATAACTTAATGAAGACAACACATAGTAAGAAAGTGAAGTTAACAAGTCTCAAAATATACCTTTGCTGGTTGGCCCAACCTTTGATACATTAGACCAAGAATAAAATGAGCATGAGCATTTTTCGGTGTCTTCCGCGCAACATGTACTAAAGCCTATAAAGCATGTACCAAGGAGGTTAGATGTAAAATAGGCATATGCAGGGAAGCCCCCAAGTATCATAAGAAATACAGGAGTTGGATATTAGAATTTGACACTAGCACCATTAGCATGAAAGAAATGTTGCTGATTCCTAAAATAGAAGGAAAGCTATATCAACCAGCAGGGCATCCACTTTTCAATGTTATTACCGTGGTTGGATTGTTACAGGTAATCAATTACAAACTTAGAAATATACAAATATAGAAGATTGGACATAATCCAATAATCCAGAATGAAACTCCAAACTCACTGTTTTAAGGCTGCTAACTCTCTCCTCACGGGATGAGGGAGCCCCTTGAACTGGCAAATCACCATCAGCATCAGCTCCACAATCAAGTGGGGACTCTACCTTACTGCCTCTTGAACGGGATCTCCCAAGTTTGTTTGACCGTTTCCCTTCACCTTCCACTGCATCGTTGTCTCTACTAGTAATTGTactcttatcttgactagtttcATCAATTAACAACCTACACTCAATATGCAaccaaaactaattaattaatcaaattaattctCATTTCCTCAATGTGTTCCAATCCAAATCTTCTTTCTCTCTAGAGCAGATTAATTATCCTAGGTTTACACACACAATTAACATtatctaaattatattttttttctcaaatcaTTCTGAGAAAAAAATTTCTCCTAAACTTTATCAAAACTTTCCACCActctcaagtttttttttttaaccactctcaaataAATTCTCCAAACAACGGAAATTATTTTTCCTCCTACTAAATTATTATTTTCCTTTTGCTAACTGGAAGTCAGGCTCCTAATACATCTACAGAACCATATCACTGTTTGGCAGGGAAAAAAAATGTAAGAAAACAACCTGAAAACCAACAAGTTCCACATGACAAACCAACAAAcgaatttaaagaaaaattacTCGTATACTTTTTAATTTCGCAGAATCTCGGATACCAAACAGAACCAGAAAGTAATTTCGAAATTAAAGTACAAGTTATAATAAATAAGGTTATgttcaaagaaaaagaaagaaagaaggaaccTGGCGATGTCCGGAGTTGAAACTTGAAGAGTATCGCCGCCATCAGTTTCAGAGGGATCGATGTTAAGGTCGGCTAAAACAAGCTTGGGAGGCTGAGGCGCCTTCGAGGTGTTATTAATGGAGGTCTCCGTAGCCCCTGGGTGACCAGGCTCATGCGGAACGGACATTTTTGTGCTTCAGTTTGTTTAAAAAGTAAGAAAGGGAACTAGGAGAAGCCTTACTGACTCCTGAAACACTTCTTTGTGCGAGTTTCTTCATT is a window of Humulus lupulus chromosome 4, drHumLupu1.1, whole genome shotgun sequence DNA encoding:
- the LOC133830157 gene encoding probable UDP-N-acetylglucosamine--peptide N-acetylglucosaminyltransferase SEC, which encodes MSVPHEPGHPGATETSINNTSKAPQPPKLVLADLNIDPSETDGGDTLQVSTPDIARLLIDETSQDKSTITSRDNDAVEGEGKRSNKLGRSRSRGSKVESPLDCGADADGDLPVQGAPSSREERVSSLKTALVHVARKTPKNAHAHFILGLMYQRLGQPAKAVLAYEKAAEILLRPEIEIDRPDLLSLVQIHHAQCLLLESSGDNSRDKELDPDELEEILSKLKESIQSDIRQAAVWNTLGFILLRTGRLQSAISVLSSLLAITPDNYDCLGNLGIAYLQSGNLELSEKCFQELLLKDQHHPASLINYAALLLCKHGSVVAGAGANAGECASADQVTAVNVAKECLLASLKADPKAAHLWANLANAYCMIGDHRSSSKCLEKAAKLEPNCMSTRFAVAIHRVKDAERSQDPSEQLSWAGNEMASIIRDGDSAQIEFPIAWAGLAMVHKAQHEISAAFETEQNVLMEVEERAVYSLKQAIAEEPDDPVQWHQLGLHSLCTRQFKNSQKYLKAAVTRFKDCSYAWTNLGISLQLSDDPSQAEEVYKRALSLATTDDVHAIFSNLGNLYRQQKQYERAKAMFTKSLELRPGYAPAYNNLGLVFVAEGQWEEAKFCFDKALEADPLLDAAKSNVIKATAMSRLHSGFS